A window from Deinococcus betulae encodes these proteins:
- a CDS encoding ATP-binding protein, which translates to MNDSVDFGHLRFAPDILQRLGEELIPNPEQGLIELVKNSYDADAKRCTVRLQRVKNRGGTIFIEDNGIGMTAEDILNGFFMIGKSRKSPKKKTAGKRLTVGDKGLGRLAALRLGEKVIIRSRPRKEPGIQYTAKIEWHKIDHADAIEDIKIPITRESSTLPHGVEIEIINLRQKMTSEDVERLTRELILLKDPFKASGNFEVVLASKEFKFYQDRVKDSYFDFSNYKLIASVGKDGTGKAAVHDSSGEVLFETLLPIKSSRKYKIPPAQLEMWVWILSNEYFNETTARLQDVRNWLRSVGGVHIYHRGIRVRPYGDPGFDWLDMNLSRARRPEERPSTNNVIGRVVVNDPNLVLDQPTNRIGFVENETFDELRRFAKEVIDWMGKERLRIAEARREASKLSSPNNSSAALNELRQVINSTSAPAEKKGLQNALDSFVKAKEVELDNLQEELQLYRSLATAGTTSAVFAHESSKPLTTIKTSADTLERRSKKFAPDKFETEFKIPIDRIRSLSISLNAYSQFPIFHLMRRKRNIDDLDLVEIWNNIAKLFKPLLEEAKITLHIASTGASPMVRGSIAMLESIATNLITNSIYALTKSNIDSSDRVISISIEDQGGMARVIHSDNGMGIKNVDIEKIWLPGVTTNRQGTGFGLTIVRDSVNDLRGSVAVVANGSLGGAEFYITLPTKKEGKSNDASNTSNT; encoded by the coding sequence ATGAATGACTCTGTAGATTTTGGACATCTTAGATTCGCTCCGGATATCCTGCAAAGGCTTGGAGAAGAATTAATACCTAACCCGGAGCAAGGCTTAATTGAACTTGTAAAAAATTCGTATGACGCAGACGCAAAGCGATGCACAGTCAGACTTCAACGTGTAAAAAATCGTGGTGGGACTATCTTTATTGAAGACAATGGAATTGGAATGACCGCTGAGGATATTCTAAATGGATTTTTTATGATTGGTAAATCTAGAAAATCTCCAAAGAAGAAAACAGCTGGAAAAAGGCTTACTGTAGGTGATAAGGGATTAGGCCGCTTGGCCGCCTTGAGACTTGGTGAAAAGGTGATTATCAGAAGTAGACCAAGAAAAGAGCCTGGGATTCAATATACAGCAAAGATTGAGTGGCACAAAATTGACCATGCGGATGCTATCGAAGATATAAAGATACCAATCACTAGGGAATCTAGTACCTTACCACACGGAGTCGAAATTGAAATAATAAATTTGCGACAGAAAATGACATCAGAGGATGTTGAGAGGCTAACGAGAGAATTGATTTTGTTGAAAGATCCGTTTAAAGCATCAGGTAACTTTGAGGTTGTTTTAGCAAGTAAGGAATTCAAATTTTACCAAGATAGAGTAAAGGATTCATATTTTGACTTTTCAAACTACAAGTTGATAGCTAGCGTAGGTAAAGATGGAACCGGCAAAGCAGCTGTGCATGATAGCAGCGGAGAGGTATTATTTGAGACTTTACTCCCAATAAAATCAAGCCGAAAATATAAAATTCCACCAGCTCAACTTGAAATGTGGGTATGGATCTTAAGTAATGAGTATTTTAATGAGACAACTGCTAGATTGCAGGATGTTAGAAATTGGCTAAGGAGTGTCGGAGGGGTACATATTTATCATCGTGGCATTCGTGTTAGGCCATATGGGGATCCTGGCTTCGATTGGTTGGACATGAATTTGTCAAGAGCAAGAAGACCAGAGGAAAGACCTTCTACAAACAATGTTATTGGAAGAGTTGTGGTCAATGATCCAAATTTAGTTTTAGATCAACCAACTAATAGGATTGGATTCGTTGAGAACGAAACCTTTGATGAGTTACGAAGATTTGCGAAAGAGGTAATTGACTGGATGGGTAAGGAACGTTTGCGAATCGCGGAGGCTCGTAGAGAGGCGAGTAAACTTAGCTCGCCTAACAATAGCTCTGCTGCACTCAATGAACTGAGGCAGGTAATTAATTCTACATCCGCGCCTGCAGAAAAGAAGGGATTGCAAAACGCTCTAGATAGTTTTGTTAAAGCCAAAGAAGTTGAGCTTGATAATCTGCAAGAAGAGCTGCAGTTATACAGGTCTCTTGCAACTGCGGGAACCACATCTGCCGTATTTGCTCATGAGTCTTCAAAACCTTTAACTACGATCAAAACTTCAGCCGACACTTTGGAAAGAAGATCTAAAAAGTTTGCACCGGATAAGTTTGAAACGGAATTCAAAATACCGATAGATCGTATAAGGTCATTGTCGATATCATTAAATGCATATTCTCAGTTTCCAATTTTCCATTTGATGCGTAGGAAAAGGAATATAGATGATCTTGATTTAGTGGAAATTTGGAATAATATTGCAAAACTATTTAAGCCTTTGTTGGAGGAAGCAAAAATAACTTTGCATATTGCATCGACAGGTGCCTCCCCCATGGTCCGAGGCAGTATCGCCATGCTGGAATCTATTGCAACTAATTTAATTACTAATTCTATATACGCACTAACAAAATCTAATATTGATAGTTCTGATCGTGTGATCAGCATTTCAATAGAAGATCAGGGTGGAATGGCCCGCGTAATCCATTCAGATAACGGTATGGGCATCAAAAATGTAGACATAGAAAAGATATGGCTACCCGGAGTAACAACAAACCGACAAGGGACTGGGTTTGGTTTGACGATTGTGCGAGATTCGGTTAATGATCTTCGTGGCAGCGTAGCAGTGGTTGCCAATGGCAGTCTTGGGGGCGCTGAATTCTATATCACTCTCCCTACCAAGAAGGAGGGAAAATCCAATGACGCCTCAAATACTTCAAATACCTAG
- a CDS encoding eCIS core domain-containing protein encodes MTFVQRRKSTHSPTQQAVTPTAQRQGAAAEVMQAQQALQRHTIRPVTVQRQVAQSPLRAAALERQEVGRVQRQRQTLEAQMATLARPTSTAEVPLQQRVQTAPQLTRPQTPGEWVTVMRTRAEEAEGQALDTRQFAQFTALQRQVAQTLAQGFRTERGPAQARYDTYGEHLATLQRHPSSAPVARVVLGLVPTGERLALQRATDTAVQRYEAQASQESQAFRFVALQRQLAELDQEATQPVLQRIQARRGAGNPLPEAIQRHLEQGLNHDLSRVRIHDDAEADKLAKGVNAIAFTTGTDVFFQSGKFNPNSRSGLELLAHEVTHTVQQSQGRVGTGIDPDAGLEAEARTSGARLARTFSPASFLKAPHSPMTAVPRTLAPLTPSHAAQRLAVGQQAIQRSPWGDWWTTFQNKALETALELAARVPNGPTIVAAFKRSKAVFSKIVANPGSFFKNLTGAAVNGFTLFRTNIAGHLRTALLDWLTGTTMAATGGMIAFPKSLDGKALLGFGMDLLGLNTATLVARLGKRYGAENVAKAQGQLEVLQKAKGGLHQLNEFRTLDSQAKAGMLTAARGYAIQTVVQQAVTWVSSFIVTGGLGPVARAAFAMISTFLNNARTFGQIAGGVLDSLQDIANGQVAGAAKTVEQNLGRVTGLVLKFVSKLLGLDKIGAALRRGLNTVQKPINTAIDKVVGSKPVQTVFQKLKATGSAVATTARNTWKSITGTFARIRFKAGNEDHSIWLDVKNDKPRIMIASTPREATAQLDILKGEVEQQYAGRPERAKLRGHLAQGHLIVREEMKRLTAEFQKANPNRTDPNWATRLKNSVLGGGTTLACHERLRQEVAPVFAALGRSTEFAAPVIGVHPVPNPPGYVQVDLGRRESHHVPAYQLSQVYGNAYAQLEQGLSQVVTLNPDAQSSALLKRYQAQFAQRHTRAQAASANRGVGMRAVLMHANAHRLDPGIAVHAQGMSEAITDAIRQDAKKEQKDRVTILTTVKKKLQVPVNPKTDHWQGFLNTCFEHLMGRAPAKDFLVEAKSAKSSEVGSKIATLGRAQQELTQMDRATLARYRRDLTSRTNQLVKKSFDDAFANGYAAVCQSLRKSRYDGNSQQIEQALLLLSDPVAARASWDTLGITPDIT; translated from the coding sequence GGGGGCCGCCGCTGAGGTCATGCAGGCCCAGCAGGCTCTTCAGCGCCACACCATCCGTCCTGTGACGGTGCAGCGGCAGGTGGCTCAGAGCCCACTTCGCGCAGCTGCCCTGGAGCGGCAGGAGGTGGGCCGCGTTCAGCGCCAGCGTCAGACGCTCGAAGCGCAGATGGCTACCCTTGCCCGTCCAACGAGCACTGCGGAAGTTCCGCTTCAGCAGCGGGTGCAAACTGCGCCCCAGTTGACTCGGCCACAGACACCTGGCGAATGGGTCACCGTCATGCGGACGCGCGCTGAAGAGGCTGAGGGACAGGCGTTAGATACACGGCAATTTGCGCAGTTTACGGCGCTTCAACGGCAGGTCGCTCAAACATTGGCGCAGGGCTTTCGAACAGAGCGAGGCCCGGCCCAGGCGCGGTATGACACCTACGGCGAGCATCTCGCTACGCTCCAACGTCACCCCAGCAGTGCTCCAGTGGCCCGTGTGGTTCTGGGTCTGGTTCCCACAGGGGAGCGGCTGGCTCTCCAGCGGGCGACAGACACAGCGGTGCAGCGGTATGAGGCTCAGGCCAGTCAGGAGAGTCAGGCATTCCGCTTCGTTGCCCTCCAGCGCCAACTGGCTGAACTTGACCAGGAGGCGACACAACCGGTCTTACAGCGCATCCAGGCCCGACGCGGGGCCGGCAATCCCCTGCCCGAAGCCATCCAACGTCACTTGGAGCAGGGCCTCAACCATGACCTCAGCCGGGTGCGCATCCACGACGACGCTGAAGCTGACAAGCTCGCCAAGGGCGTCAATGCGATTGCCTTTACGACCGGCACGGACGTCTTCTTCCAGAGCGGCAAGTTCAATCCAAACAGCCGAAGTGGCCTTGAACTCTTGGCACACGAAGTCACCCACACCGTGCAGCAGAGTCAGGGCCGCGTCGGAACTGGTATTGACCCGGATGCCGGCCTTGAAGCCGAGGCCCGCACCTCTGGTGCGCGATTGGCCCGCACCTTCTCGCCTGCGTCCTTCCTGAAGGCGCCTCACAGCCCTATGACAGCGGTCCCCCGTACTCTGGCTCCCCTGACCCCATCGCATGCCGCTCAGCGCCTTGCTGTAGGCCAGCAGGCCATCCAGCGCAGCCCCTGGGGGGACTGGTGGACGACCTTCCAGAACAAGGCCCTTGAAACCGCCCTAGAACTGGCCGCGCGGGTGCCCAATGGCCCGACCATCGTCGCGGCCTTTAAACGCAGCAAAGCGGTGTTCAGCAAAATCGTCGCCAACCCAGGCAGCTTCTTCAAGAACCTGACTGGCGCGGCGGTCAACGGCTTTACCCTGTTCCGCACCAACATCGCTGGGCATCTGCGCACGGCCCTGCTGGACTGGCTCACCGGTACCACGATGGCGGCCACCGGCGGCATGATCGCCTTCCCCAAGAGTCTGGATGGCAAGGCGCTCTTGGGCTTTGGGATGGACTTGCTGGGCCTGAATACGGCCACGCTGGTCGCCCGTTTGGGTAAGCGGTACGGCGCCGAGAACGTCGCCAAAGCGCAGGGCCAGCTCGAGGTGCTGCAGAAAGCGAAGGGAGGCCTGCACCAACTCAACGAGTTCCGCACCCTGGACAGCCAAGCCAAGGCCGGCATGCTCACCGCTGCGCGGGGCTACGCCATCCAGACGGTGGTGCAGCAGGCCGTCACCTGGGTGAGCAGTTTCATCGTGACCGGTGGCCTCGGCCCGGTGGCCCGGGCCGCGTTTGCCATGATCAGCACCTTCCTCAACAACGCCCGAACCTTCGGGCAGATCGCGGGTGGGGTGCTCGACAGTCTGCAGGACATTGCCAACGGGCAGGTTGCTGGGGCTGCCAAAACGGTGGAGCAGAACCTGGGCCGAGTGACGGGGCTGGTGCTGAAGTTTGTCTCCAAACTCCTGGGCTTGGATAAGATCGGCGCTGCCCTGCGCCGCGGCCTGAACACCGTCCAGAAGCCCATCAATACGGCCATCGACAAGGTCGTGGGCAGCAAGCCGGTTCAGACCGTCTTCCAGAAGCTCAAGGCGACGGGCAGCGCCGTAGCCACAACCGCCCGAAACACCTGGAAATCGATCACCGGCACCTTCGCTCGGATTCGCTTCAAAGCGGGGAACGAGGACCACAGCATCTGGCTGGACGTCAAGAACGACAAGCCTCGGATCATGATCGCCTCGACACCTCGGGAAGCCACCGCGCAACTCGACATCCTGAAAGGGGAAGTGGAGCAGCAGTACGCTGGCCGGCCCGAGCGGGCCAAGCTGCGGGGCCACCTGGCCCAGGGGCATCTGATCGTCCGGGAGGAAATGAAGCGGCTGACGGCCGAGTTCCAGAAGGCCAACCCGAACCGCACAGATCCCAATTGGGCCACCCGCCTCAAGAACTCGGTGCTGGGGGGCGGGACGACCCTGGCGTGCCATGAACGACTCCGACAAGAAGTAGCGCCAGTGTTTGCGGCGCTGGGGCGCTCAACAGAATTTGCCGCGCCGGTGATTGGGGTGCACCCGGTGCCCAATCCCCCAGGGTATGTGCAGGTGGACCTGGGGCGGCGGGAGTCTCACCACGTTCCCGCCTATCAGCTGTCTCAGGTGTATGGCAATGCCTACGCACAGTTGGAACAGGGCCTCAGCCAGGTCGTGACCCTGAATCCGGATGCACAGAGCAGTGCGCTGCTCAAGCGGTATCAGGCTCAATTTGCCCAGCGGCATACGCGGGCCCAGGCCGCGTCCGCCAACCGTGGGGTCGGGATGCGCGCGGTCCTGATGCACGCCAACGCCCACCGGCTGGACCCAGGCATCGCCGTCCACGCCCAGGGGATGTCCGAAGCCATCACAGACGCCATCCGGCAGGACGCCAAGAAGGAGCAGAAGGACCGGGTGACCATCCTCACCACAGTCAAGAAGAAACTCCAGGTGCCCGTCAATCCCAAGACGGATCACTGGCAGGGCTTCCTGAACACCTGCTTCGAGCATCTGATGGGCCGCGCGCCGGCCAAGGATTTCCTGGTCGAGGCGAAGAGTGCCAAGTCGTCTGAGGTCGGGAGCAAGATTGCAACTCTAGGCAGGGCTCAGCAGGAATTGACCCAGATGGACCGTGCCACCCTCGCCCGCTACCGCCGTGACCTCACCTCACGGACCAACCAGCTGGTCAAGAAGAGCTTTGATGACGCGTTCGCCAATGGGTATGCCGCCGTCTGTCAGTCACTGCGCAAGAGCCGGTACGATGGCAACTCCCAGCAGATTGAGCAAGCTCTACTGCTGTTGAGCGATCCTGTGGCGGCCCGGGCCAGCTGGGACACCCTTGGCATCACGCCAGACATCACCTGA